In Sphingobacterium zeae, one genomic interval encodes:
- a CDS encoding Gfo/Idh/MocA family protein — MENNANKTSRRGFIKSAATAAAAFMIVPRHVLGGNGFTAPSDKLQVAGIGVGGKGFSDINAFHDSGKADLAFLCDVDDRRAAGALKRYPKAKYYKDYREMLDKEHKRIEAVSVSTPDHQHAIQALAAMQLGKHVYVQKPLTHDVWEARALTHAAKKYKVVTQMGNQGASNDGPRFVREWYEAGLIGDVHTVYCWTDRPVWPSGIAWPTGKAEIPKELDWDLWLGTAPYKEYVDKLVPFNWRGWWDYGTGALGDMGCHLLEVPFSTLGLTYVQDVQATVGSVYVDEFKRGYFPESCPPSSHATLTFPKTPRTNGPVTLHWMDGGIQPARPDELGPNEIFGDGGNGILLVGTKGKILADTYGQNARLLPTSRKEQIAQKYARVPGQESGHYAQWVEACQAGYGKKEVSSPFEIAGPLTEALLMANLAIRGADLRIDGKYPGRNLKLLWDNNNMRVTNFDHVNQYVKRNYRQGWEMKYNF, encoded by the coding sequence ATGGAAAATAACGCAAATAAGACGAGTAGAAGAGGTTTTATAAAGAGTGCTGCAACCGCTGCGGCGGCTTTTATGATCGTCCCTCGCCATGTATTGGGCGGAAATGGCTTTACAGCTCCAAGTGACAAATTACAAGTAGCAGGTATCGGTGTAGGAGGCAAAGGTTTTAGCGACATCAACGCGTTTCATGATTCAGGGAAGGCAGATTTGGCTTTCTTGTGTGATGTGGACGACCGTCGTGCAGCCGGTGCATTAAAACGTTACCCGAAGGCAAAATATTATAAAGACTATCGTGAGATGTTGGATAAGGAGCACAAACGCATTGAAGCTGTTTCTGTTTCGACTCCAGATCATCAACATGCAATTCAGGCGCTTGCAGCTATGCAGTTGGGTAAGCACGTGTACGTTCAAAAACCGCTGACACACGATGTTTGGGAAGCCAGAGCTTTGACGCATGCCGCTAAGAAATATAAAGTAGTGACCCAAATGGGAAATCAAGGGGCATCGAATGATGGACCACGTTTTGTGCGTGAATGGTACGAAGCTGGTCTTATTGGTGATGTACATACTGTATATTGTTGGACAGACCGTCCGGTATGGCCTTCGGGTATTGCTTGGCCTACAGGTAAAGCTGAGATTCCGAAAGAATTGGATTGGGATCTTTGGTTAGGGACTGCACCTTACAAAGAATATGTCGACAAATTGGTGCCTTTCAACTGGCGTGGCTGGTGGGATTATGGTACCGGTGCATTGGGCGATATGGGCTGTCATTTGTTGGAAGTGCCTTTCAGTACCTTAGGGCTCACCTATGTACAAGATGTACAAGCTACTGTAGGTTCTGTATATGTGGATGAGTTCAAACGCGGATATTTTCCGGAAAGCTGTCCGCCATCAAGCCACGCAACATTAACATTCCCGAAAACACCGCGTACTAATGGCCCTGTCACATTACACTGGATGGACGGTGGTATTCAGCCCGCTCGTCCGGATGAATTAGGTCCAAACGAAATTTTTGGTGATGGTGGTAACGGAATCTTACTTGTCGGTACAAAGGGAAAAATCCTTGCTGATACTTACGGACAGAATGCACGTTTATTACCAACGTCGAGAAAAGAACAAATTGCCCAAAAGTATGCGCGTGTACCCGGACAAGAAAGTGGACACTATGCACAATGGGTAGAAGCTTGTCAGGCTGGATACGGTAAGAAAGAGGTGAGTTCGCCATTTGAAATCGCCGGTCCATTGACTGAAGCTTTATTGATGGCTAATTTGGCAATCAGAGGAGCTGATTTACGTATCGATGGCAAATATCCTGGACGTAACCTGAAATTGCTGTGGGATAACAATAATATGCGCGTTACAAACTTCGATCATGTCAATCAGTATGTAAAACGTAATTACAGACAAGGTTGGGAAATGAAATATAATTTCTAA
- a CDS encoding gluconate 2-dehydrogenase subunit 3 family protein, giving the protein MNRREALQRVALILGGTVIGANLFLEGCTRSATKDVQALFEAKTTDLLGDLAEAILPKTATPGAKEAGVGSFIPVMVRDCYTEKQQKAFLDGLGSLDDKSKEVKGKPFLELSAEDRTAVAAALDKEANEFNKKQAEDQKDSREKNREKQNELYNYVDNDPPHWFTMFKQLTLTGFFNSELGCTKALRYVKIPGKFDGNLPYKKGDKAFA; this is encoded by the coding sequence ATGAATAGAAGAGAAGCATTACAACGAGTTGCCTTAATTTTAGGAGGTACCGTTATTGGCGCTAATTTATTTTTGGAAGGTTGTACACGTTCAGCAACGAAAGATGTGCAAGCATTATTTGAAGCGAAAACGACCGACTTGCTAGGTGATCTAGCGGAGGCTATTTTACCTAAAACTGCTACTCCGGGGGCGAAAGAAGCAGGGGTAGGAAGTTTTATCCCTGTCATGGTGCGTGACTGCTATACAGAGAAGCAGCAAAAAGCATTTTTAGATGGTTTGGGCAGTTTGGACGACAAATCGAAAGAAGTGAAAGGGAAACCATTCCTGGAACTTTCGGCGGAAGATAGAACGGCTGTCGCTGCGGCTTTGGATAAAGAAGCGAACGAGTTCAACAAAAAACAGGCTGAAGATCAGAAAGATAGTCGCGAGAAAAATAGAGAGAAACAGAATGAATTGTACAATTATGTGGATAATGATCCACCTCATTGGTTCACCATGTTTAAGCAGTTAACGTTGACCGGTTTCTTTAACTCTGAACTGGGCTGCACAAAGGCATTACGCTATGTGAAGATTCCTGGAAAATTTGATGGTAATCTTCCATACAAAAAAGGAGACAAAGCATTTGCTTAA
- a CDS encoding acyl-[acyl-carrier-protein] thioesterase, which translates to MEPSVFEKEWEINFTQCYSNGRIRFSDLSNILQLTAGEHANVAGFGFKEMAKHNQTWVLSRIRIEITRLPKWMDIVKVKTWVQELAGARSTRNFEITVNGQPYVTASSYWAVINTVKRSSETLAISTEDFVTYPDRPATQRPFSKLDITSPVKNRDEYSVKLSDLDIVNHANNVKYLDWCMDRLPMELVLTNQIRSLEMNYLRELRYNDTVEINGDSTDQGYFMTVTKQQRIHFALAIETK; encoded by the coding sequence ATGGAACCATCTGTTTTCGAAAAAGAGTGGGAAATTAATTTCACACAGTGCTACTCCAATGGTCGCATCCGCTTCTCCGATTTATCTAATATCTTGCAGCTCACCGCTGGAGAGCATGCCAATGTAGCGGGTTTTGGATTTAAAGAAATGGCCAAACATAACCAAACGTGGGTACTAAGCCGTATACGAATTGAGATTACGAGATTACCCAAATGGATGGATATTGTCAAGGTGAAAACCTGGGTGCAGGAATTGGCAGGCGCACGCTCGACCAGAAATTTTGAAATTACAGTGAATGGGCAGCCTTATGTGACAGCAAGCAGTTATTGGGCCGTCATCAATACAGTAAAAAGAAGTTCCGAAACACTGGCCATTTCGACCGAAGATTTTGTGACATATCCCGACCGTCCAGCCACCCAGCGGCCTTTTTCGAAACTCGATATCACCAGTCCGGTCAAAAATAGGGATGAATATAGTGTAAAACTCTCCGATCTGGATATTGTCAACCACGCCAACAATGTTAAATATCTCGACTGGTGTATGGACAGATTGCCTATGGAGCTCGTATTAACTAATCAGATCCGGTCGTTGGAGATGAACTACCTTCGTGAACTGCGCTATAATGATACCGTAGAAATTAATGGTGATTCTACCGATCAGGGATATTTTATGACCGTTACTAAACAACAGCGGATCCATTTTGCTCTGGCAATCGAGACAAAATAA
- a CDS encoding TolC family protein, protein MKRNFTLLLWLCSIMFQARAQEILTLEDALKTTLSNNFNILLAKNDNNIDIEYTSLGSAGMLPAVTGTFSRSNSVQNSRQVRADGQVQQVSNAKNDNMSYGVNLNWTIFDGLGMFARRDRFKEIQRQGEAEIRYEVITQLSEVMATYYNLVQQKRLINALDTTITLSQYRVTLAENRLQIGKGSKLDLLNAKVDLNTDQTNLLRQLESFKNTKTYLNQLMTRDLSLNFDVEDEMKLDTDLKLGNLIEIADQQNPQIQLAIINNRVAELNLKTVKAERYPKIGLNSGYNWNESHSSLGFSTENKNRGLTYGVSASLNIFNGFLQNRNERIAKFQIKSAEIQIKQQKQDIQAQVRTLFQTYITNIELANVERQNEELAKENLNITMDKFRIGTITTLEVRTAQLNYINAMTRSYTAQYDAKVSEIRLKELTGETY, encoded by the coding sequence ATGAAGAGAAATTTCACCCTACTACTATGGCTTTGCTCCATCATGTTTCAAGCTCGTGCCCAAGAGATATTGACCTTGGAAGATGCGCTAAAAACAACGTTGAGCAATAACTTCAATATTCTTTTGGCTAAAAATGACAACAACATTGATATCGAGTATACCAGTTTAGGCAGCGCAGGTATGCTTCCCGCAGTAACCGGTACATTTAGCAGAAGTAATTCGGTCCAGAATTCAAGACAGGTTAGGGCCGATGGACAGGTACAGCAGGTTTCCAATGCAAAAAATGACAATATGTCGTATGGTGTTAACTTAAACTGGACGATATTTGACGGACTGGGTATGTTTGCGCGTAGGGATCGATTTAAAGAGATACAGCGTCAGGGCGAGGCTGAGATTAGATATGAGGTCATTACGCAACTCAGTGAAGTCATGGCTACCTATTATAATCTTGTGCAGCAAAAACGATTGATCAACGCATTAGATACAACCATTACACTTTCTCAATATCGGGTTACTCTGGCGGAAAATCGCCTGCAGATCGGAAAAGGTTCCAAGCTCGATCTACTAAATGCTAAAGTCGATCTAAATACCGATCAGACAAACCTGCTTAGGCAGCTCGAAAGCTTTAAAAACACCAAAACTTACCTCAACCAATTGATGACAAGAGATTTGAGTCTAAACTTTGACGTTGAAGATGAAATGAAACTGGATACGGATCTTAAACTGGGTAATCTCATCGAAATTGCTGATCAACAAAATCCTCAAATTCAGCTTGCCATCATCAACAACCGTGTCGCCGAACTTAACCTAAAGACAGTCAAAGCCGAACGTTATCCCAAAATTGGTTTAAATAGCGGGTATAATTGGAACGAATCTCACTCCTCTCTTGGTTTCTCTACAGAAAACAAAAATAGAGGACTCACCTACGGTGTATCGGCATCCCTTAACATATTCAACGGCTTTTTGCAAAATAGAAACGAACGTATTGCGAAATTTCAGATTAAGAGTGCTGAAATACAGATCAAACAGCAAAAACAGGATATACAGGCTCAGGTAAGGACTTTGTTTCAAACCTACATTACCAACATCGAATTGGCCAATGTAGAACGGCAAAACGAGGAACTGGCAAAAGAAAATTTAAACATCACCATGGATAAATTCCGGATAGGTACCATCACCACGTTGGAAGTAAGAACAGCGCAGCTAAATTACATCAATGCAATGACACGTAGCTATACTGCACAATACGATGCGAAGGTATCCGAGATACGCCTAAAAGAATTAACAGGCGAAACGTATTAG
- a CDS encoding efflux RND transporter permease subunit → MNLSAIFIKRPVLTIVVNITIILFGYIGFSFLGVREYPSIDPAIVSVRTNYAGANPDIIESQITEPLEKAINSIDGIRNISSSSNQGSSNITIEFGLQKNLEEAANDVRDKVSQAIRSLPQDIDAPPVVSKADADSDPIITLTLQSETRDKLSLSDYAENVISERLQTIPGVSSTQIYGQKRYAMRLWLNPDRMAAYGITASDIRAALDNQNVELPSGKIVGNTTELTVKTVGNLSTPEQFNDIILKSDSSRIVKFIDIGRAEIDAENLETKMVSNGKQLVGIAVIPQPGTNYLEIANNFYKMLDQIKEDLPEDIILNIASDNTTFIKKSVEEVAETLLISIILVTLIIYFFFRDWGIALRPLLDIPVSLIATFFIMYIFGFSINVLTLLAIVLATGLVVDDGIVVTENIFKKVEEGMSPIEAALKGSKEIFFAVISISITLAAVFLPVIFLQGFVGRLFREFGVVIASAVLVSAFVSLTLTPMLNAYLIKGGGHKKTKFYNWTEPMFVKMNKGYANALDKFMKFKWISFPILIICFVVIGILFSSIKKETAPYDDRSNISVNVTGPEGATYEYMDRYMQELDKLVYDSIPENKISLNITSPGFGAASVNSGRIRMTLVDPSERQKSQDDIAKELTKWTKQYDAVRVNVSQSPTISMNRRGGLPVQYIIQAQNFEKLQEKIPQFMSEVNSDPTFSTTDINLKFNKPELHVEIDRLKALSLGVSVLDVSQSLQLLLSGQRFAYFMRDGKQYQVIGQVENDRRATPTDLSSIYVRNNMGQLIQLDNVVSVKEESSPPQLYHNNRYMSATVSAGLAPGMSMSDGIAAMDRIKEKVLDQSFTTDLSGESRDFVESSSNTLFAFGLALLLIYLILAAQFESFLDPFIIILTVPMAVAGALISLWLFDQTWNIFSQIGTIMLIGLVTKNGILIVEFANQMREEGMEKLEAIMHASESRLRPILMTSLAIALGALPIAMSLGAASTSRIGMGVVIVGGTIFSLILTLFIIPAIYYMWSRQKKHRPEFDNIKSYE, encoded by the coding sequence ATGAATTTATCAGCTATTTTTATCAAACGTCCGGTGCTAACTATTGTCGTCAATATAACCATTATATTATTTGGCTACATTGGTTTTAGTTTTTTGGGCGTCCGCGAATACCCCTCCATTGACCCGGCTATTGTTTCTGTAAGAACAAACTATGCCGGTGCAAATCCAGATATCATTGAATCTCAGATTACCGAACCGTTGGAAAAAGCCATCAACTCCATCGATGGCATCCGGAATATATCATCCTCCAGTAACCAGGGGTCCAGTAACATCACCATCGAGTTTGGTCTGCAGAAAAACCTTGAAGAAGCGGCAAATGATGTCCGTGATAAGGTCTCTCAGGCCATCCGTAGCTTGCCTCAGGATATCGATGCTCCGCCAGTGGTTTCTAAAGCAGATGCCGACTCCGATCCTATTATCACGTTGACGCTGCAAAGTGAAACGCGCGATAAACTTTCGCTGAGCGACTACGCCGAAAATGTGATCTCAGAAAGACTTCAGACAATTCCAGGTGTCAGCAGTACCCAAATTTACGGTCAAAAGCGCTACGCCATGCGGTTGTGGCTCAACCCCGACCGCATGGCTGCTTACGGGATCACCGCTTCTGATATCCGCGCGGCTCTGGATAATCAAAACGTTGAATTGCCTTCTGGAAAAATTGTTGGAAATACCACCGAACTCACTGTAAAAACCGTAGGAAACCTTTCTACACCCGAGCAGTTTAATGATATCATTCTGAAATCCGATAGTAGCCGTATTGTCAAATTCATCGACATTGGCCGGGCAGAGATAGATGCGGAAAATCTGGAAACAAAAATGGTCAGCAATGGAAAGCAATTGGTTGGTATAGCGGTTATCCCTCAACCCGGAACAAACTACCTCGAAATTGCCAATAATTTTTATAAAATGCTCGATCAGATCAAGGAAGATCTACCCGAAGATATTATCCTTAACATTGCTTCTGACAACACCACATTTATTAAAAAATCGGTGGAGGAAGTCGCCGAGACACTGCTGATTTCAATTATCTTGGTTACCTTGATCATTTACTTTTTCTTCCGCGACTGGGGTATCGCATTGCGGCCTCTTCTGGATATTCCCGTCTCACTGATTGCAACCTTTTTTATTATGTACATTTTCGGATTTTCAATTAATGTACTTACGCTGCTCGCCATCGTACTCGCGACAGGCCTTGTCGTCGACGATGGGATTGTAGTGACGGAAAATATCTTTAAGAAAGTGGAAGAAGGTATGTCTCCCATAGAGGCTGCTTTGAAGGGCTCGAAGGAAATCTTCTTTGCCGTTATCTCGATTTCAATCACACTTGCAGCGGTATTCTTACCTGTCATATTTCTTCAAGGCTTTGTAGGCCGGTTGTTCCGCGAATTTGGAGTCGTTATCGCTTCGGCCGTATTAGTTTCTGCATTTGTTTCGCTGACCCTCACCCCTATGCTCAATGCCTACCTAATTAAAGGTGGTGGACACAAAAAAACAAAATTTTATAATTGGACCGAACCCATGTTTGTCAAGATGAACAAGGGGTATGCCAATGCCCTTGACAAATTCATGAAATTTAAATGGATCAGTTTTCCGATCCTAATCATCTGCTTTGTGGTTATTGGAATCCTTTTTTCATCCATTAAAAAAGAAACTGCACCGTACGACGACCGAAGCAATATCTCTGTCAATGTAACAGGTCCAGAAGGTGCTACCTACGAATATATGGATCGTTACATGCAGGAACTGGACAAACTGGTGTATGATTCGATTCCGGAGAATAAAATCAGTCTTAACATCACTTCACCTGGCTTCGGAGCCGCGTCTGTCAATTCCGGACGCATCCGGATGACGTTGGTTGACCCAAGCGAACGCCAGAAATCCCAGGATGATATTGCGAAGGAACTGACCAAATGGACTAAACAATACGATGCTGTTCGGGTCAATGTATCACAGTCGCCCACAATATCCATGAATCGTAGAGGTGGATTGCCCGTTCAATATATTATCCAGGCGCAGAATTTTGAAAAGCTTCAGGAAAAAATACCGCAATTTATGAGTGAGGTCAACAGCGACCCTACGTTCTCCACAACAGATATCAACCTCAAGTTCAACAAACCAGAACTTCATGTTGAAATTGACCGGCTAAAGGCGCTAAGCCTAGGCGTTTCTGTACTGGATGTATCGCAATCCTTACAACTGTTGCTGAGCGGTCAACGTTTTGCGTACTTTATGCGCGACGGAAAACAATATCAAGTTATTGGACAGGTTGAGAATGACCGTCGGGCGACTCCAACGGATCTTTCTTCCATCTATGTACGTAATAACATGGGGCAGCTTATCCAATTGGACAACGTTGTTAGCGTGAAAGAAGAAAGCAGTCCGCCCCAACTCTATCACAACAACCGTTATATGTCCGCTACCGTTTCCGCCGGCCTGGCTCCTGGGATGAGTATGAGCGATGGTATTGCTGCAATGGATCGGATAAAGGAAAAAGTGCTCGATCAGAGCTTTACGACCGATCTAAGCGGAGAATCGCGTGATTTTGTTGAAAGTAGCTCCAACACCCTATTTGCATTTGGTTTGGCTCTATTACTAATCTACTTGATCTTAGCGGCTCAATTTGAAAGCTTCCTTGATCCTTTTATCATCATTCTGACTGTTCCCATGGCTGTAGCCGGTGCGCTGATCAGTTTATGGTTATTTGATCAGACCTGGAATATCTTCAGCCAGATCGGAACGATTATGCTGATCGGCCTCGTCACCAAAAATGGTATCCTGATTGTTGAATTTGCCAACCAGATGCGGGAAGAGGGAATGGAAAAATTGGAGGCCATTATGCATGCTTCTGAATCGCGGCTTAGACCGATCTTAATGACCAGTTTGGCCATTGCGTTAGGCGCTTTGCCGATTGCCATGTCGCTCGGTGCTGCTTCGACCAGCAGAATTGGGATGGGGGTAGTAATCGTCGGAGGCACCATATTTTCCCTTATTCTGACGTTATTCATCATCCCGGCCATCTATTATATGTGGTCACGACAAAAAAAACATAGACCAGAATTTGATAACATTAAAAGCTACGAATAA
- a CDS encoding efflux RND transporter periplasmic adaptor subunit, producing MNKKSIIYLLLACAVFGGAYFLLTARKDKVGTDKPKEKKDVPVPAQAIIAKSSVADRSINLSGSIDAEEQVEVRSEVSGRITKIYFAEGQRVRQGEPLIKIDDIELQAQLRQSQTTNQLNAENERRAKLLLQKGAISQEEFDIASAALKTSAAQIQLIQAQISKTTIRAPFSGMIGLRNISVGAIVSPTTLITNLVKDNLVKITFAVPEKYSSIVKINMPIEFSVANDPTVMKATIYAIEPQVSLNTRTLTVRARATNEQGKLKVGSFVNVSVPIEVENDAISIPTEAIVPVQDGKKVFVLQHGLAKEVKVETGARTDKDIVVLSGISVGDTVLTTGVLSLKDGSKVKVSLAN from the coding sequence ATGAATAAAAAATCGATCATTTACCTTCTTTTGGCCTGCGCTGTTTTTGGAGGTGCATACTTTCTGTTGACCGCTAGAAAAGACAAAGTGGGCACCGATAAGCCAAAGGAGAAAAAAGATGTGCCTGTTCCGGCACAGGCGATCATTGCCAAATCTTCTGTTGCCGATAGATCGATCAATCTTTCGGGAAGCATTGACGCAGAAGAGCAGGTCGAGGTCAGAAGTGAAGTCAGTGGTCGAATTACCAAAATATATTTTGCAGAAGGGCAGCGTGTCAGGCAGGGCGAACCTTTAATCAAGATTGATGATATAGAACTGCAGGCGCAATTAAGACAATCCCAAACGACCAATCAGCTCAATGCAGAAAATGAACGTCGGGCAAAATTGCTGTTGCAAAAAGGTGCTATCAGTCAGGAAGAGTTTGATATTGCCAGCGCGGCCTTAAAAACATCTGCCGCACAGATCCAGTTGATCCAGGCACAAATATCAAAGACCACTATAAGAGCGCCATTTAGTGGAATGATCGGATTACGGAATATATCTGTAGGAGCCATTGTCTCACCCACCACGCTGATCACAAATCTGGTCAAGGACAACCTGGTAAAAATCACCTTTGCAGTCCCCGAAAAATACAGCAGTATCGTTAAAATCAATATGCCGATCGAGTTTAGTGTTGCCAATGATCCAACCGTCATGAAAGCAACTATCTACGCTATAGAACCTCAAGTATCACTTAACACCCGAACACTGACAGTCAGAGCCCGCGCAACGAATGAGCAGGGAAAATTGAAAGTAGGATCATTTGTCAACGTTAGCGTTCCAATCGAGGTAGAAAACGATGCCATATCGATCCCAACTGAAGCCATCGTACCTGTTCAGGACGGAAAGAAGGTGTTTGTATTACAGCATGGCCTAGCCAAAGAAGTGAAGGTTGAAACTGGTGCACGTACGGACAAAGATATTGTCGTTTTATCTGGAATCAGTGTTGGTGACACCGTCTTAACCACAGGTGTGCTGTCGTTAAAAGATGGATCAAAAGTTAAGGTATCATTAGCTAACTAA
- a CDS encoding 30S ribosomal protein THX produces MGKGDIKTRRGKISNGSFGKRRPHLSRAAIKPKINDEAPKEVEQKTKSKK; encoded by the coding sequence ATGGGAAAAGGTGACATCAAAACCAGAAGAGGAAAAATATCAAATGGTTCTTTTGGAAAAAGAAGACCGCATTTATCAAGAGCTGCAATCAAGCCGAAAATTAACGATGAGGCTCCAAAAGAAGTGGAACAAAAGACAAAATCAAAAAAATAG
- the panB gene encoding 3-methyl-2-oxobutanoate hydroxymethyltransferase, producing the protein MSVNKEMKRVSTAMLQAMKDRQEKISMLTSYDYSMAKMVDQAGVDVILIGDSAANVFAGYETTLPITLDHMIYHAASVARGTQRAMVLADLPFGSYQGSADEAYNAAVRMMKESGAHALKLEGGLEIIANIKKIISGGIPVCGHLGLTPQSINKFGNFGVRAKEEQEAAKLIEDALALQDAGCFAIVLEKIPAKLAKAVTETLTIPTVGIGAGADCDGQVLVINDMLGMNADFKPKFMRHFANLHEQIITAVSDYVAEVKAVKYPNEDEQY; encoded by the coding sequence ATGTCTGTAAACAAAGAAATGAAACGCGTTAGCACCGCCATGCTACAAGCCATGAAAGACCGTCAGGAAAAGATTTCTATGCTGACCAGCTACGATTATTCCATGGCTAAAATGGTCGATCAGGCTGGTGTTGATGTTATTTTGATTGGAGATTCTGCCGCCAATGTATTTGCTGGATACGAAACTACCTTGCCTATTACCCTTGATCATATGATTTACCATGCGGCGTCTGTTGCAAGGGGCACGCAGCGCGCCATGGTGCTGGCAGACTTGCCGTTTGGATCTTATCAGGGATCTGCCGATGAGGCCTATAACGCAGCCGTCCGTATGATGAAGGAATCTGGTGCACACGCACTGAAGCTGGAAGGTGGACTTGAAATCATAGCGAACATTAAAAAAATCATTTCGGGAGGTATTCCCGTATGTGGTCACCTGGGCCTCACTCCCCAATCTATCAACAAATTTGGTAATTTTGGTGTCCGCGCGAAGGAAGAGCAAGAGGCAGCTAAACTAATCGAAGATGCGCTTGCTTTACAGGACGCCGGCTGTTTTGCCATTGTGTTGGAAAAGATACCTGCAAAATTGGCCAAGGCAGTAACCGAAACATTGACAATTCCTACCGTAGGTATCGGTGCTGGTGCGGATTGCGACGGGCAGGTACTTGTCATTAACGATATGCTGGGCATGAATGCAGATTTCAAACCTAAATTTATGCGTCATTTTGCTAACTTGCATGAGCAAATTATCACCGCAGTAAGCGACTATGTGGCTGAAGTGAAAGCAGTAAAATACCCAAACGAAGACGAACAATACTAA
- a CDS encoding RluA family pseudouridine synthase has translation MIQNENRLFKFPKFSELIIHEDENLIVINKPPFVASLDEREGGEVNILRLAKKYHPDAQVCHRLDKETSGILLIAKNPETYRSISIAFEKRRVNKTYHAIIGGTHTFQNLLVDLPILNQGNKNVSIDRANGKAAETIFNSIKYYKNYTLVECKPITGRMHQIRIHLATQHAAIVGDDMYRGKPVYLSQIKKRGYTLSKDEEEQPIMKRFALHAKHIEFELNGVKMVFDAPYPKDFATLLKLLDKFDS, from the coding sequence ATGATACAAAATGAGAATCGTCTATTTAAATTTCCCAAATTTTCAGAATTAATCATTCATGAGGATGAAAATTTGATTGTTATCAATAAACCACCGTTTGTAGCTTCTTTGGATGAACGTGAGGGCGGAGAGGTCAATATCCTTCGATTGGCGAAAAAATACCATCCGGATGCGCAGGTGTGCCACCGTTTGGACAAAGAGACTTCGGGTATTTTATTAATTGCCAAAAACCCCGAAACGTATCGTTCAATTTCTATTGCATTTGAAAAAAGAAGAGTGAATAAGACCTACCATGCGATCATAGGCGGTACGCATACTTTTCAGAATTTACTGGTTGATTTACCGATCTTGAACCAGGGTAATAAAAATGTATCTATTGACCGTGCCAATGGCAAAGCAGCAGAAACCATTTTCAATTCGATCAAATATTACAAGAATTATACATTAGTGGAATGTAAACCCATTACCGGACGGATGCATCAAATCCGTATTCACCTCGCGACACAACATGCAGCAATTGTTGGCGACGATATGTATCGCGGCAAACCGGTCTATTTATCCCAAATCAAAAAACGAGGCTATACGTTGTCGAAAGATGAAGAAGAACAGCCTATCATGAAGCGTTTTGCGCTACATGCCAAACATATCGAATTCGAACTGAATGGAGTTAAAATGGTTTTCGATGCGCCCTATCCAAAGGATTTTGCGACATTATTGAAACTGTTAGATAAGTTTGATTCATAA
- a CDS encoding TlpA family protein disulfide reductase — protein MNPKTKKIVGNVVFVLVIGLLIWPTSRSYFQQALMKIGFFKLKLEVTPDAKKSFATSPRLGTEVSFINQQGVPVKVADLRGKVIFINFWATWCAPCRAEMPSINKLYNTYKDNAHVVFLIVEVEGDRAKAEAFIKGEGLNLPLSFPNSDIPKEWLSGPIPTTLILDKEGNLAARHEGLADYSTPEVTTFIQDLINK, from the coding sequence ATGAATCCGAAGACAAAAAAAATAGTCGGAAACGTTGTATTTGTACTGGTTATTGGCTTGCTGATTTGGCCAACAAGTCGAAGTTATTTTCAGCAAGCCCTAATGAAAATAGGCTTCTTTAAACTAAAGTTAGAAGTTACGCCGGACGCTAAAAAATCTTTTGCGACTTCGCCCAGGTTAGGCACTGAGGTATCTTTTATAAACCAGCAAGGCGTGCCTGTAAAGGTGGCTGATCTCAGAGGAAAAGTGATTTTTATCAATTTTTGGGCAACTTGGTGTGCCCCTTGCCGGGCCGAAATGCCCTCGATTAACAAACTTTATAATACGTATAAGGATAACGCCCATGTTGTGTTTTTGATTGTTGAGGTAGAGGGTGATCGAGCGAAGGCCGAAGCGTTTATTAAGGGAGAGGGTTTGAACTTACCACTAAGCTTTCCAAACAGTGATATTCCAAAGGAGTGGCTTTCTGGGCCTATTCCAACAACGCTCATATTGGATAAGGAAGGAAATCTTGCCGCACGGCATGAAGGACTGGCTGACTATTCCACTCCAGAGGTGACCACATTTATTCAAGATTTAATCAATAAATAA